Below is a genomic region from Methanosphaera sp. ISO3-F5.
GGGAATAACACTCAATAAAATATTTGTAGGAACACAACCAAAAGAAGGATGGTATGATCTACGAGAAGAAGTAAAAAAAGCATCATCAAACTTCCCAAGACCAACCTATGAAGATGACTCTGTAGAAGACACATCAGTATTGTTCTTTTCATCAGGATCAACAGGACAGCCTAAAATGATAAAACACAGTTTTGGTTACCCACTAGCACACATAGTAACATCACACTACTGGCATCAAGTAGTAGAAGGTGGATTACACTATACAATAGCAGATACAGGATGGGGAAAAGCATTATGGGGAGAAATATATGGACCATGGATATCTGGATCAGGAATATACATCTATGACTATGACCGATTCCATCCTTATGAAGTATTATCAAAAGCATTAGACCACAAAATAACAACACTATGTTGTCCACCAACAATGTACAGATTCTTCATTAAAGAAAACATAGACCAACTGGACTTTTCCTCATTACAACATGTAACAACTGCTGGTGAACCATTAAATGATGAAGTATTTTATAAATTCCAAGAATTAACTGGATTAAGCATAAGAGAATCTTTTGGACAAACAGAAACTGTGGCAACAATAGCAAACTTCCCTTGGCTAGATATAAAACTGGGATCAATGGGGAAACCAGCACCACTATTTGATATTAAATTATTAAACCCTGAAGGACAAGAGTGTGATGTTGGAGAAGAAGGTGAGATAGTATTTGATATATCTGATGGATATCCATTAGGACTTTTTAAAGGATACTATAATAATGAAGAAAAAACTAATGAAACAATCTATGGTGGATACTACCATACTGGGGATTCCGCATGGAAAGATGAGGATGGTTACTACTGGTATAAAGGTAGAATTGATGATATAATTAAAAGTTCCGGTTACAAAATAGGACCTTATGAAGTAGAAAGTGCATTACTGTCTCATAGTGCAGTACTTGACTGTGCAGTAACAGGAATACCACATCCAATAAGAGGTCAAATAGTAAAGGCAACAATAGTTTTATCAGAAGGATACACACCATCGGAAGAATTAACAAAAGATATACAAAACCATGTTAAACATGTAACAGCACCTTACAAGTATCCAAGAGCAATAGAGTATGTTGATGAATTACCTAAAACTATTAGTGGAAAAATAATGAGAAAACAGATAAGAGTAGCTGACGAAGAAAAATATAAAAACGAATAACTAACTTTTTTTTATTATACCTTTTTTTTGGATTTGGACAGATACAGTAGAATGTTCTGGAATAAATCATTTTTTTTTAGTAGTATCTATGTTTAATTATTAGAATAATTTGTTTATTATTAAAAAAGAGTGTTGTTTGGGGATTAGAGTAAGTTTAGTTTTTTTATTTGTGTCTTTGTATAAGTTCTTCAAATAAGTCATCTAGGGGTATTCCTTTGTATGCTAAGTTTAATATTGTGAAAAATATTAAGTCTGCTGATTCATGCACCAAGTCTTCATTATTTTTACTTGCAAGTATGACTTCGGTAGCTTCTTCACCTAACTTTTCAAGTATTTTATCTTCGGCTTTTTTTTCTGAGTCTTGCATTAGTTGTGATGTATATGAATCGGTTGGATTATTCTTTCTATCTATTAGTGTATCATACACTTCTCTTATAATATTATCTTTCATAATCATTCACTTCTTAATTGTCGTATTTTTATCCCTTAAACTACCCGTTATTGCGATTAATGGATGTTGCGCATCATTAATTATCTCAATATCCTCAATTGTATGAATGCCATTCTTTTCAGCAGTCTTTTCTATTCCTAATTTTATAGGTTTATCTATTGTTATTACATATGCTAATATTTCATCATTACCCATTTGTGTTGATGCAACTAATCTATGATGTCCATCTATTACAAGATATTTATGTTCATCTACTTTCACGGACATTATTGGCTCTGCTAATCCTTTTTCTATTTCATAAGTTCTTCCCTGCAATTCATCTGCATAAACTTTGTCCTGTGTTGGTTTTAAATATGATACATTAATTTTTTCTTTAGTTAGTTCTGTTTTAACATCATATAATTGTTCTAGTGTTTGTCTATACTGACTTACTTTTTCAGGTGTTGATCGTTCTATGTGTGATCGAAGAATGTCTGTGTTTGTTATTATTCCTAATACTTTTTTCTTTTCATTTGTCACAGGTAATCTAGATATTCCCATCCTGAACATTACTCGTGCTGCATCATTGATTGATAATTCTTCGTTTGCTATTACTATGTCGTCTGACATCATTCCTCTAACAGTTGGTTTTGAATCTCTGATAAGAAGGTCGGATGCAGTGATTATGCCTACGATTTGGTTATCTTTTTCTACTGGGAATCCATCGTGTCCTGTGTTTTTTATGATTTTCTTAATTTCTGGTATTGGCATATCTGGATCTACTGTAATTACATTTCTTGTCATGTAATCTTTAACTTTTTTGTAATCACTCATCAAATCTCTCCATTTCATTGTTAATGGGGGGGATAAATTAAATTATAAAGAATCTAATTTATCTTTTATTATTTTGTTTGCTTCTCCGGCATTTGCTTTTCCACGGGTTAATCTCATTACTTGTCCTACTAGGAAGTTTACTGCATTTTCTTTTCCATTTTTGTAATCAGTTACTGCTTGTGGATTTTCTTCTATTGCTTGTTCTACTGCTTTTATTACAGCATCATCCTCTACTACTCCGATAATGTCCATTTCTTTTCCTATTTCTGTAGGTGTTTTATCGTTTCCAGGCATTTGTTCTATCAGTTTGTGTGCTGCTTCAGGTGTTACTTGTTTCGTGTTTATTAGTTCTATTAGTTCGATGATATCCTCTGGTGTTATTTTACTTTCAGTGTATTCAATTTTGTTGTAATGTAATACACGTTTGAGTTCATCTCTCATTAATCTTGTTGCTACATTAGCATCTACTTTTTTACATACTTCTTCGAATGCATCTGCTAGTTCTAATTCTGATGTTAATACTTTAGCATCTGCTTCGTCTATACCATATTGTTCTACAAATCTTGCACTTTTAAGGTGTGCTGGTTCTGGCATTACTTCTCTGATTTCTTCTACATGGTTTGGGTCAATTTGTAATGGTGGTAAATCTGGGTCTGGGATGTATCGGTAATCATCAGCGTCTTCTTTTGATCTCATAGGTACTGTTATCATTTGTGATTCGAGGAATGCTCTTGTTTCTTGTTGAACTTCTCCACCACGACGTAATATGTTTTTTTGTCTTATTAATTCGAATTTAAGTACTTTGTATGCACCACGGATTGAGTTAACGTTTTTAACTTCAGCTCTTTTTCCTCCTTCAATGGAGATGTTTACGTCAGCTCTCATAGTTCCTTCTCCACGAGTACATCCACTGTAGTTTAATACACGTACTAATTCGTTTAGGAAGTTTCTGGCTTCTTCAGGTGATTTCATGTCTGGTTCTGTTACGATTTCTATTAGTGGAATTCCTGATCTATTAAAGTCAACTGTTCCTCTGTCTGGTTTATATTGTCCTGGATCTTCTTCCACGTGTATTTCATGGATTCTTACACCATTTAATTCACCATTTATTCCAACAGGTACGGATGTTCTCTGGTATCCACTGGATAAATCAGGATAATCGTAGTGTTTTCTCATAAAGTATATGATTTCGTCAGAGATGTCACATCCTAACATTAATGCTACTTTTATTGCTTTGTCTAATACACTTTGGTTTGGTGGGTATGGTTTTGCTCCTGGTTGGTTTAAACATACATGG
It encodes:
- the gatB gene encoding Asp-tRNA(Asn)/Glu-tRNA(Gln) amidotransferase subunit GatB gives rise to the protein MMCGLEIHVQLDTNSKLFCSCPTNYQSAPNNTNICHVCLNQPGAKPYPPNQSVLDKAIKVALMLGCDISDEIIYFMRKHYDYPDLSSGYQRTSVPVGINGELNGVRIHEIHVEEDPGQYKPDRGTVDFNRSGIPLIEIVTEPDMKSPEEARNFLNELVRVLNYSGCTRGEGTMRADVNISIEGGKRAEVKNVNSIRGAYKVLKFELIRQKNILRRGGEVQQETRAFLESQMITVPMRSKEDADDYRYIPDPDLPPLQIDPNHVEEIREVMPEPAHLKSARFVEQYGIDEADAKVLTSELELADAFEEVCKKVDANVATRLMRDELKRVLHYNKIEYTESKITPEDIIELIELINTKQVTPEAAHKLIEQMPGNDKTPTEIGKEMDIIGVVEDDAVIKAVEQAIEENPQAVTDYKNGKENAVNFLVGQVMRLTRGKANAGEANKIIKDKLDSL
- the hisE gene encoding phosphoribosyl-ATP diphosphatase, whose protein sequence is MKDNIIREVYDTLIDRKNNPTDSYTSQLMQDSEKKAEDKILEKLGEEATEVILASKNNEDLVHESADLIFFTILNLAYKGIPLDDLFEELIQRHK
- a CDS encoding CBS domain-containing ParB/RepB/Spo0J family partition protein; protein product: MSDYKKVKDYMTRNVITVDPDMPIPEIKKIIKNTGHDGFPVEKDNQIVGIITASDLLIRDSKPTVRGMMSDDIVIANEELSINDAARVMFRMGISRLPVTNEKKKVLGIITNTDILRSHIERSTPEKVSQYRQTLEQLYDVKTELTKEKINVSYLKPTQDKVYADELQGRTYEIEKGLAEPIMSVKVDEHKYLVIDGHHRLVASTQMGNDEILAYVITIDKPIKLGIEKTAEKNGIHTIEDIEIINDAQHPLIAITGSLRDKNTTIKK
- a CDS encoding AMP-binding protein, with translation MVSLLNKYINRDDFTSYEDFNQNFKINVPEDFNFAYDIVDTYARECPDKVALSWCDDNEDKVFTFKDLKTLSDKAANFFTSLGITKGDRVLLTLKSRYDFWYCMLALHKIKAIAVPATHMLKPEDIEYRITSGGIKTVIVIREDGVPENYAEVEETLGITLNKIFVGTQPKEGWYDLREEVKKASSNFPRPTYEDDSVEDTSVLFFSSGSTGQPKMIKHSFGYPLAHIVTSHYWHQVVEGGLHYTIADTGWGKALWGEIYGPWISGSGIYIYDYDRFHPYEVLSKALDHKITTLCCPPTMYRFFIKENIDQLDFSSLQHVTTAGEPLNDEVFYKFQELTGLSIRESFGQTETVATIANFPWLDIKLGSMGKPAPLFDIKLLNPEGQECDVGEEGEIVFDISDGYPLGLFKGYYNNEEKTNETIYGGYYHTGDSAWKDEDGYYWYKGRIDDIIKSSGYKIGPYEVESALLSHSAVLDCAVTGIPHPIRGQIVKATIVLSEGYTPSEELTKDIQNHVKHVTAPYKYPRAIEYVDELPKTISGKIMRKQIRVADEEKYKNE